One Fusarium oxysporum f. sp. lycopersici 4287 chromosome 8, whole genome shotgun sequence genomic region harbors:
- a CDS encoding acetyl-CoA hydrolase has product MASPVASAALKARVRNPAMLKKLARPEDLMHHFPNGSYIGWSGFTAVGYPKKVPAAMADYVEQNNLQSKMKYSLFVGASAGSETENRWAALDMINRRSPHQVGKDIAKGINSGRINFFDKHLSMFPSDLVYGFYTKDRSNTNLDVTVVEATDILEDGSFVPGASVGATPELIQMADKIIIEVNTAIPSFKGLHDITFTDVPPHRTPYNITAVEDRIGSPSVKVDPSKVVAIVESDYWDATGPNADADESSRQIAGHLIEFFEHEVAQGRMPANLLPLQSGIGNVANAIVGGLNESKFKNLKVWTEVIQDTFLDLFDSGKLDYATATSIRFSPDGFKRFYDNWDAYADKILLRSQAVSNAPEIIKRLGVIGMNTPVEVDIFAHANSTCVSGTRMLNGLGGSADFLRNSKYSIMHTPSSRPSKTDPHGVSCIVPMVTHVDQTEHDLDVIVTEQGLADVRGLSPRERARVIINKCAHPKYQPILSHYFDKAESEGLKKGMGHEPHLLFNAFDLHKALAEEGSMLKVKPW; this is encoded by the exons atggcttcaCCTGTTGCTTCTGCGGCCCTCAAGGCGCGCGTTCGCAATCCCGCTatgctcaagaagcttgcgcGACCTGAGGATCTGATGCACCACTTTCCCAATGGCTCTTATATCGGCTGGTCTGGCTTTACAGCTGTTGGATACCCCAA GAAGGTTCCCGCTGCTATGGCCGACTACGTCGAGCAGAACAACCTCCAGAGCAAGATGAAGTACTCCCTGTTCGTCGGCGCCTCGGCCGGTTCCGAGACGGAGAACCGATGGGCTGCTCTCGACATGATCAACCGACGAAGCCCTCACCAGGTCGGCAAGGACATCGCCAAGGGAATCAACTCTGGACGAATCAACTTTTTCGACAAGCATTTGTCCATGTTCCCCTCTGATCTTGTCTAT GGCTTTTACACCAAGGATCGATCAAACACCAACCTTGATGTCACCGTTGTTGAAGCGACAGACATTCTCGAGGATGGCAGCTTTGTTCCCGGTGCCTCTGTTGGTGCTACTCCCGAGTTGATCCAGATGGCTGACAAG ATCATCATCGAGGTCAACACCGCCATCCCCTCTTTCAAGGGTCTCCACGATATTACCTTCACCGACGTTCCTCCCCACCGCACTCCCTACAACATCACCGCTGTCGAGGATCGCATTGGTTCCCCCTCAGTAAAGGTCGACCCCTCAAAGGTCGTCGCTATCGTCGAGTCTGATTACTGGGATGCCACCGGTCCCAACGCCGATGCCGACGAGTCATCTCGCCAGATCGCCGGCCACCTGATTGAGTTCTTCGAGCACGAGGTTGCCCAGGGCCGCATGCCCGCCAACCTTCTGCCTCTCCAGTCCGGTATCGGCAACGTCGCCAACGCTATTGTCGGCGGTCTCAACGagtccaagttcaagaacctcaaggtCTGGACGGAGGTCATCCAGGATACTTtcctcgatctcttcgaCTCTGGAAAGCTTGACTACGCTACCGCCACATCAATCCGCTTCTCCCCCGATGGTTTCAAGCGCTTCTACGATAACTGGGATGCTTACGCCGACAAGATCCTCCTCCGAAGTCAGGCTGTCTCTAACGCTCCCGAGATCATTAAGCGTCTCGGTGTCATCGGCATGAACACCCCCGTCGAGGTCGACATCTTCGCCCACGCCAACTCCACCTGCGTCAGCGGAACACGCATGCTCAACGGTCTTGGCGGCTCAGCCGATTTCCTCCGCAACTCCAAGTACTCCATCATGCACACACCATCCAGCCGACCCTCCAAGACCGATCCCCACGGTGTATCCTGCATCGTCCCCATGGTGACCCACGTCGACCAGACCGAGCACGATCTCGACGTCATTGTCACCGAGCAAGGTCTCGCCGACGTTCGCGGTCTCTCACCCCGTGAGCGCGCCCgcgtcatcatcaacaagtgCGCGCATCCCAAGTACCAGCCCATCCTGAGCCACTATTTCGATAAGGCTGAGTCGGAGGGTCTTAAGAAGGGTATGGGCCACGAGCCCCACCTTCTCTTCAACGCTTTCGACCTGCACAAGGCTTTGGCTGAGGAGGGTAGCATGCTCAAGGTTAAGCCTTGGTAA